Proteins from a genomic interval of Musa acuminata AAA Group cultivar baxijiao chromosome BXJ1-9, Cavendish_Baxijiao_AAA, whole genome shotgun sequence:
- the LOC135594043 gene encoding twinkle homolog protein, chloroplastic/mitochondrial-like isoform X2: MPPSVACRSLRTLLMDGFECLPVRCSASAPAPAPFLPHRLLRLCVHLCSANPRRPVSKNLPFCQKSSAFCSYSYRPLVPRNVGALPAVHPTVDKRIDYLKSKLEEQGIRCGSVKPGKYCRNLCPKCQGGSSKERCLSFFINVDGELAIWMCFRAKCGWRGSVRAFEECKIGYAKTRQTLKLNDYRVITEIDLQLEPLCTELIAYFAERSISAKTLERNGIMQCKHDDQIVIAFTYRRNAALVSCKYLASSKECWQETGTEHIFYGLDDIKQASDVIIVNGEIDKLSMEEAGFPNCISVPYGLPEQSSKELPAEDENTEFQYLWNCIEYLEKASRIILATDADSTGQALAEELARRLGKERCWRVTWPKKNATKLCKDANEVLMYIGPDELRKVIENAELFPIMGLSHFSNFFNEVDSYYHRSHGFELGVSTGWRALDELYNVVPGELTVITGVPNSGKSEWIDALLCNINKAHKWKFLLCSMENKVRDHARKLLEKHINKPFINSRYAESTERMSVRELEEGKKWLDDTFYLIRCEDDSFPSIDWVLELAKSAVVRYGIRGLVIDPYNELDHQRSSNQTETEYVSHMLTKIKRFAQHHACHVWFVAHPRQLQNWRGYPPNLYDISGSAHFINKCDNGIVIHRNRNPNAGPLDRVQVCVRKVRNKISGRIGDAFLSYNQMETCNASPCITVASRSMSDSDHDTSLTTGKFEDWHYGGYNN, from the exons ATGCCCCCTTCAGTCGCCTGCCGCTCTCTACGAACCCTCCTCATGGACGGGTTCGAGTGCCTCCCCGTGCGATGCTCCGCCTCGGCACCCGCACCTGCACCTTTCCTCCCTCATCGCCTTCTCCGTCTCTGCGTCCACCTCTGCTCTGCAAACCCACGGCGTCCCGTCTCCAAGAATCTCCCATTTTGTCAGAAATCCTCTGCTTTTTGTTCATATTCCTACCGTCCACTCGTGCCTCGGAATGTTG GTGCACTGCCAGCAGTCCACCCTACGGTCGACAAGCGGATCGACTATTTGAAATCAAAGTTGGAGGAACAAGGAATTCGGTGTGGTAGTGTCAAGCCCGGGAAGTATTGTCGAAATTTATGCCCAAAG TgtcaaggaggaagttccaaggagAGGTGCTTATCTTTTTTCATCAATGTTGATGG AGAGTTGGCAATTTGGATGTGTTTTAGAGCTAAATGTGGATGGAGAGGTTCCGTACGG GCTTTTGAGGAGTGCAAGATAGGCTATGCCAAAACAAGACAAACTTTGAAACTTAACGATTACAGAGTAATCACTGAAATTGATCTTCAGCTAGAGCCATTATGTACAGAG CTTATTGCATACTTCGCAGAAAGATCGATATCAGCAAAAACTCTTGAACGAAATGGCATCATGCAGTGTAAACATGATGATCAG ATCGTTATTGCTTTTACTTACAGGAGAAATGCAGCTCTAGTAAGCTGCAAATACCTTGCATCCTCCAAAGAATGTTGGCAG GAAACAGGCACGGAACATATTTTTTATGGACTTGATGACATAAAGCAAGCTAGCGATGTTATAATT GTCAATGGTGAAATAGATAAGCTCTCTATGGAGGAGGCTGGTTTCCCCAATTGTATTAGCGTACCTTATGGACTACCTGAACAATCCTCCAAAGAGCTACCTGCTGAGGATGAG aacaCTGAGTTCCAGTACTTGTGGAACTGCATAGAGTACCTAGAAAAG GCATCTCGGATAATATTAGCAACAGATGCAGACAGCACTGGCCAAGCTTTAGCAGAAGAATTAGCACGTCGCCTTGGTAAAGAAAG GTGCTGGAGGGTGACGTGGCCGAAGAAAAATGCTACCAAACTTTGCAAAGATGCTAATGAG GTTTTGATGTATATTGGACCAGATGAACTGAGGAAAGTTATTGAGAATGCTGAATTGTTTCCTATAATGGGCCTATCTCACTTCAGTAATTTCTTCAATGAAGTTGATTCATATTATCACCGGAGTCATGGATTTGAGCTTGGTGTTTCTACTGGTTGGAGAGCTTTAGATGAATTATACAAT GTCGTGCCTGGAGAGTTGACTGTGATAACAGGTGTTCCTAATTCAGGCAAAAGCGAGTGGATTGATGCCCTGTTATGTAATATCAATAAAGCCCATAAATGGAAATTTTTACTCTGCTCTATGGAAAACAAG GTTCGGGATCATGCAAGGAAGCTTTTGGAAAagcacataaataaaccattcatTAATTCAAG ATATGCTGAATCTACCGAGCGTATGAGTGTGCGGGAGTTAGAAGAAGGAAAGAAATGGCTTGATGATACATTTTATCTAATTCG GTGTGAGGATGACTCCTTTCCATCTATCGATTGGGTACTTGAACTTGCCAAGTCTGCAGTTGTTCGATATGGCATTCGCGGACTTGTTATTGATCCATACAACGAACTTGATCACCAACGTTCTTCAAATCA AACAGAAACGGAGTATGTGAGCCATATGCTTACTAAGATCAAGCGCTTTGCTCAGCACCACGCTTGTCATGTATGGTTTGTGGCACATCCAAGACAG CTACAAAACTGGAGGGGTTATCCCCCTAATCTGTACGATATTAGTGGAAGTGCACATTTTATAAATAAATGTGACAATGGAATTGTCATTCATCGAAATCGGAATCCAAATGCTGGCCCCCTTGATCGTGTTCAG GTTTGTGTGCGGAAGGTGCGAAACAAGATCTCTGGGAGAATCGGAGATGCTTTCCTCTCATATAATCA AATGGAAACTTGCAATGCTTCTCCTTGCATTACGGTAGCAAGTCGAAGCATGAGCGACTCTGACCATGATACATCTTT AACCACAGGAAAATTCGAGGATTGGCATTACGGGGGCTATAACAATTAG
- the LOC135594043 gene encoding twinkle homolog protein, chloroplastic/mitochondrial-like isoform X5 has product MPPSVACRSLRTLLMDGFECLPVRCSASAPAPAPFLPHRLLRLCVHLCSANPRRPVSKNLPFCQKSSAFCSYSYRPLVPRNVGALPAVHPTVDKRIDYLKSKLEEQGIRCGSVKPGKYCRNLCPKCQGGSSKERCLSFFINVDGELAIWMCFRAKCGWRGSVRAFEECKIGYAKTRQTLKLNDYRVITEIDLQLEPLCTELIAYFAERSISAKTLERNGIMQCKHDDQIVIAFTYRRNAALVSCKYLASSKECWQETGTEHIFYGLDDIKQASDVIIVNGEIDKLSMEEAGFPNCISVPYGLPEQSSKELPAEDENTEFQYLWNCIEYLEKASRIILATDADSTGQALAEELARRLGKERCWRVTWPKKNATKLCKDANEVLMYIGPDELRKVIENAELFPIMGLSHFSNFFNEVDSYYHRSHGFELGVSTGWRALDELYNVVPGELTVITGVPNSGKSEWIDALLCNINKAHKWKFLLCSMENKVRDHARKLLEKHINKPFINSRYAESTERMSVRELEEGKKWLDDTFYLIRCEDDSFPSIDWVLELAKSAVVRYGIRGLVIDPYNELDHQRSSNQTETEYVSHMLTKIKRFAQHHACHVWFVAHPRQNHRKIRGLALRGL; this is encoded by the exons ATGCCCCCTTCAGTCGCCTGCCGCTCTCTACGAACCCTCCTCATGGACGGGTTCGAGTGCCTCCCCGTGCGATGCTCCGCCTCGGCACCCGCACCTGCACCTTTCCTCCCTCATCGCCTTCTCCGTCTCTGCGTCCACCTCTGCTCTGCAAACCCACGGCGTCCCGTCTCCAAGAATCTCCCATTTTGTCAGAAATCCTCTGCTTTTTGTTCATATTCCTACCGTCCACTCGTGCCTCGGAATGTTG GTGCACTGCCAGCAGTCCACCCTACGGTCGACAAGCGGATCGACTATTTGAAATCAAAGTTGGAGGAACAAGGAATTCGGTGTGGTAGTGTCAAGCCCGGGAAGTATTGTCGAAATTTATGCCCAAAG TgtcaaggaggaagttccaaggagAGGTGCTTATCTTTTTTCATCAATGTTGATGG AGAGTTGGCAATTTGGATGTGTTTTAGAGCTAAATGTGGATGGAGAGGTTCCGTACGG GCTTTTGAGGAGTGCAAGATAGGCTATGCCAAAACAAGACAAACTTTGAAACTTAACGATTACAGAGTAATCACTGAAATTGATCTTCAGCTAGAGCCATTATGTACAGAG CTTATTGCATACTTCGCAGAAAGATCGATATCAGCAAAAACTCTTGAACGAAATGGCATCATGCAGTGTAAACATGATGATCAG ATCGTTATTGCTTTTACTTACAGGAGAAATGCAGCTCTAGTAAGCTGCAAATACCTTGCATCCTCCAAAGAATGTTGGCAG GAAACAGGCACGGAACATATTTTTTATGGACTTGATGACATAAAGCAAGCTAGCGATGTTATAATT GTCAATGGTGAAATAGATAAGCTCTCTATGGAGGAGGCTGGTTTCCCCAATTGTATTAGCGTACCTTATGGACTACCTGAACAATCCTCCAAAGAGCTACCTGCTGAGGATGAG aacaCTGAGTTCCAGTACTTGTGGAACTGCATAGAGTACCTAGAAAAG GCATCTCGGATAATATTAGCAACAGATGCAGACAGCACTGGCCAAGCTTTAGCAGAAGAATTAGCACGTCGCCTTGGTAAAGAAAG GTGCTGGAGGGTGACGTGGCCGAAGAAAAATGCTACCAAACTTTGCAAAGATGCTAATGAG GTTTTGATGTATATTGGACCAGATGAACTGAGGAAAGTTATTGAGAATGCTGAATTGTTTCCTATAATGGGCCTATCTCACTTCAGTAATTTCTTCAATGAAGTTGATTCATATTATCACCGGAGTCATGGATTTGAGCTTGGTGTTTCTACTGGTTGGAGAGCTTTAGATGAATTATACAAT GTCGTGCCTGGAGAGTTGACTGTGATAACAGGTGTTCCTAATTCAGGCAAAAGCGAGTGGATTGATGCCCTGTTATGTAATATCAATAAAGCCCATAAATGGAAATTTTTACTCTGCTCTATGGAAAACAAG GTTCGGGATCATGCAAGGAAGCTTTTGGAAAagcacataaataaaccattcatTAATTCAAG ATATGCTGAATCTACCGAGCGTATGAGTGTGCGGGAGTTAGAAGAAGGAAAGAAATGGCTTGATGATACATTTTATCTAATTCG GTGTGAGGATGACTCCTTTCCATCTATCGATTGGGTACTTGAACTTGCCAAGTCTGCAGTTGTTCGATATGGCATTCGCGGACTTGTTATTGATCCATACAACGAACTTGATCACCAACGTTCTTCAAATCA AACAGAAACGGAGTATGTGAGCCATATGCTTACTAAGATCAAGCGCTTTGCTCAGCACCACGCTTGTCATGTATGGTTTGTGGCACATCCAAGACAG AACCACAGGAAAATTCGAGGATTGGCATTACGGGGGCTATAA
- the LOC135594043 gene encoding twinkle homolog protein, chloroplastic/mitochondrial-like isoform X1, translated as MPPSVACRSLRTLLMDGFECLPVRCSASAPAPAPFLPHRLLRLCVHLCSANPRRPVSKNLPFCQKSSAFCSYSYRPLVPRNVGALPAVHPTVDKRIDYLKSKLEEQGIRCGSVKPGKYCRNLCPKCQGGSSKERCLSFFINVDGELAIWMCFRAKCGWRGSVRAFEECKIGYAKTRQTLKLNDYRVITEIDLQLEPLCTELIAYFAERSISAKTLERNGIMQCKHDDQIVIAFTYRRNAALVSCKYLASSKECWQETGTEHIFYGLDDIKQASDVIIVNGEIDKLSMEEAGFPNCISVPYGLPEQSSKELPAEDENTEFQYLWNCIEYLEKASRIILATDADSTGQALAEELARRLGKERCWRVTWPKKNATKLCKDANEVLMYIGPDELRKVIENAELFPIMGLSHFSNFFNEVDSYYHRSHGFELGVSTGWRALDELYNVVPGELTVITGVPNSGKSEWIDALLCNINKAHKWKFLLCSMENKVRDHARKLLEKHINKPFINSRYAESTERMSVRELEEGKKWLDDTFYLIRCEDDSFPSIDWVLELAKSAVVRYGIRGLVIDPYNELDHQRSSNQTETEYVSHMLTKIKRFAQHHACHVWFVAHPRQLQNWRGYPPNLYDISGSAHFINKCDNGIVIHRNRNPNAGPLDRVQVCVRKVRNKISGRIGDAFLSYNQMETCNASPCITVASRSMSDSDHDTSLCVFTIQKPQLGILIDSCC; from the exons ATGCCCCCTTCAGTCGCCTGCCGCTCTCTACGAACCCTCCTCATGGACGGGTTCGAGTGCCTCCCCGTGCGATGCTCCGCCTCGGCACCCGCACCTGCACCTTTCCTCCCTCATCGCCTTCTCCGTCTCTGCGTCCACCTCTGCTCTGCAAACCCACGGCGTCCCGTCTCCAAGAATCTCCCATTTTGTCAGAAATCCTCTGCTTTTTGTTCATATTCCTACCGTCCACTCGTGCCTCGGAATGTTG GTGCACTGCCAGCAGTCCACCCTACGGTCGACAAGCGGATCGACTATTTGAAATCAAAGTTGGAGGAACAAGGAATTCGGTGTGGTAGTGTCAAGCCCGGGAAGTATTGTCGAAATTTATGCCCAAAG TgtcaaggaggaagttccaaggagAGGTGCTTATCTTTTTTCATCAATGTTGATGG AGAGTTGGCAATTTGGATGTGTTTTAGAGCTAAATGTGGATGGAGAGGTTCCGTACGG GCTTTTGAGGAGTGCAAGATAGGCTATGCCAAAACAAGACAAACTTTGAAACTTAACGATTACAGAGTAATCACTGAAATTGATCTTCAGCTAGAGCCATTATGTACAGAG CTTATTGCATACTTCGCAGAAAGATCGATATCAGCAAAAACTCTTGAACGAAATGGCATCATGCAGTGTAAACATGATGATCAG ATCGTTATTGCTTTTACTTACAGGAGAAATGCAGCTCTAGTAAGCTGCAAATACCTTGCATCCTCCAAAGAATGTTGGCAG GAAACAGGCACGGAACATATTTTTTATGGACTTGATGACATAAAGCAAGCTAGCGATGTTATAATT GTCAATGGTGAAATAGATAAGCTCTCTATGGAGGAGGCTGGTTTCCCCAATTGTATTAGCGTACCTTATGGACTACCTGAACAATCCTCCAAAGAGCTACCTGCTGAGGATGAG aacaCTGAGTTCCAGTACTTGTGGAACTGCATAGAGTACCTAGAAAAG GCATCTCGGATAATATTAGCAACAGATGCAGACAGCACTGGCCAAGCTTTAGCAGAAGAATTAGCACGTCGCCTTGGTAAAGAAAG GTGCTGGAGGGTGACGTGGCCGAAGAAAAATGCTACCAAACTTTGCAAAGATGCTAATGAG GTTTTGATGTATATTGGACCAGATGAACTGAGGAAAGTTATTGAGAATGCTGAATTGTTTCCTATAATGGGCCTATCTCACTTCAGTAATTTCTTCAATGAAGTTGATTCATATTATCACCGGAGTCATGGATTTGAGCTTGGTGTTTCTACTGGTTGGAGAGCTTTAGATGAATTATACAAT GTCGTGCCTGGAGAGTTGACTGTGATAACAGGTGTTCCTAATTCAGGCAAAAGCGAGTGGATTGATGCCCTGTTATGTAATATCAATAAAGCCCATAAATGGAAATTTTTACTCTGCTCTATGGAAAACAAG GTTCGGGATCATGCAAGGAAGCTTTTGGAAAagcacataaataaaccattcatTAATTCAAG ATATGCTGAATCTACCGAGCGTATGAGTGTGCGGGAGTTAGAAGAAGGAAAGAAATGGCTTGATGATACATTTTATCTAATTCG GTGTGAGGATGACTCCTTTCCATCTATCGATTGGGTACTTGAACTTGCCAAGTCTGCAGTTGTTCGATATGGCATTCGCGGACTTGTTATTGATCCATACAACGAACTTGATCACCAACGTTCTTCAAATCA AACAGAAACGGAGTATGTGAGCCATATGCTTACTAAGATCAAGCGCTTTGCTCAGCACCACGCTTGTCATGTATGGTTTGTGGCACATCCAAGACAG CTACAAAACTGGAGGGGTTATCCCCCTAATCTGTACGATATTAGTGGAAGTGCACATTTTATAAATAAATGTGACAATGGAATTGTCATTCATCGAAATCGGAATCCAAATGCTGGCCCCCTTGATCGTGTTCAG GTTTGTGTGCGGAAGGTGCGAAACAAGATCTCTGGGAGAATCGGAGATGCTTTCCTCTCATATAATCA AATGGAAACTTGCAATGCTTCTCCTTGCATTACGGTAGCAAGTCGAAGCATGAGCGACTCTGACCATGATACATCTTTGTGTGTTTTCACTATCCAAAAACCTCAATTGGGAATTTTAATCGACAGCTGTTGCTAA
- the LOC135594043 gene encoding twinkle homolog protein, chloroplastic/mitochondrial-like isoform X3: MPPSVACRSLRTLLMDGFECLPVRCSASAPAPAPFLPHRLLRLCVHLCSANPRRPVSKNLPFCQKSSAFCSYSYRPLVPRNVGALPAVHPTVDKRIDYLKSKLEEQGIRCGSVKPGKYCRNLCPKCQGGSSKERCLSFFINVDGELAIWMCFRAKCGWRGSVRAFEECKIGYAKTRQTLKLNDYRVITEIDLQLEPLCTELIAYFAERSISAKTLERNGIMQCKHDDQIVIAFTYRRNAALVSCKYLASSKECWQETGTEHIFYGLDDIKQASDVIIVNGEIDKLSMEEAGFPNCISVPYGLPEQSSKELPAEDENTEFQYLWNCIEYLEKASRIILATDADSTGQALAEELARRLGKERCWRVTWPKKNATKLCKDANEVLMYIGPDELRKVIENAELFPIMGLSHFSNFFNEVDSYYHRSHGFELGVSTGWRALDELYNVVPGELTVITGVPNSGKSEWIDALLCNINKAHKWKFLLCSMENKVRDHARKLLEKHINKPFINSRYAESTERMSVRELEEGKKWLDDTFYLIRCEDDSFPSIDWVLELAKSAVVRYGIRGLVIDPYNELDHQRSSNQTETEYVSHMLTKIKRFAQHHACHVWFVAHPRQLQNWRGYPPNLYDISGSAHFINKCDNGIVIHRNRNPNAGPLDRVQVCVRKVRNKISGRIGDAFLSYNQTTGKFEDWHYGGYNN; the protein is encoded by the exons ATGCCCCCTTCAGTCGCCTGCCGCTCTCTACGAACCCTCCTCATGGACGGGTTCGAGTGCCTCCCCGTGCGATGCTCCGCCTCGGCACCCGCACCTGCACCTTTCCTCCCTCATCGCCTTCTCCGTCTCTGCGTCCACCTCTGCTCTGCAAACCCACGGCGTCCCGTCTCCAAGAATCTCCCATTTTGTCAGAAATCCTCTGCTTTTTGTTCATATTCCTACCGTCCACTCGTGCCTCGGAATGTTG GTGCACTGCCAGCAGTCCACCCTACGGTCGACAAGCGGATCGACTATTTGAAATCAAAGTTGGAGGAACAAGGAATTCGGTGTGGTAGTGTCAAGCCCGGGAAGTATTGTCGAAATTTATGCCCAAAG TgtcaaggaggaagttccaaggagAGGTGCTTATCTTTTTTCATCAATGTTGATGG AGAGTTGGCAATTTGGATGTGTTTTAGAGCTAAATGTGGATGGAGAGGTTCCGTACGG GCTTTTGAGGAGTGCAAGATAGGCTATGCCAAAACAAGACAAACTTTGAAACTTAACGATTACAGAGTAATCACTGAAATTGATCTTCAGCTAGAGCCATTATGTACAGAG CTTATTGCATACTTCGCAGAAAGATCGATATCAGCAAAAACTCTTGAACGAAATGGCATCATGCAGTGTAAACATGATGATCAG ATCGTTATTGCTTTTACTTACAGGAGAAATGCAGCTCTAGTAAGCTGCAAATACCTTGCATCCTCCAAAGAATGTTGGCAG GAAACAGGCACGGAACATATTTTTTATGGACTTGATGACATAAAGCAAGCTAGCGATGTTATAATT GTCAATGGTGAAATAGATAAGCTCTCTATGGAGGAGGCTGGTTTCCCCAATTGTATTAGCGTACCTTATGGACTACCTGAACAATCCTCCAAAGAGCTACCTGCTGAGGATGAG aacaCTGAGTTCCAGTACTTGTGGAACTGCATAGAGTACCTAGAAAAG GCATCTCGGATAATATTAGCAACAGATGCAGACAGCACTGGCCAAGCTTTAGCAGAAGAATTAGCACGTCGCCTTGGTAAAGAAAG GTGCTGGAGGGTGACGTGGCCGAAGAAAAATGCTACCAAACTTTGCAAAGATGCTAATGAG GTTTTGATGTATATTGGACCAGATGAACTGAGGAAAGTTATTGAGAATGCTGAATTGTTTCCTATAATGGGCCTATCTCACTTCAGTAATTTCTTCAATGAAGTTGATTCATATTATCACCGGAGTCATGGATTTGAGCTTGGTGTTTCTACTGGTTGGAGAGCTTTAGATGAATTATACAAT GTCGTGCCTGGAGAGTTGACTGTGATAACAGGTGTTCCTAATTCAGGCAAAAGCGAGTGGATTGATGCCCTGTTATGTAATATCAATAAAGCCCATAAATGGAAATTTTTACTCTGCTCTATGGAAAACAAG GTTCGGGATCATGCAAGGAAGCTTTTGGAAAagcacataaataaaccattcatTAATTCAAG ATATGCTGAATCTACCGAGCGTATGAGTGTGCGGGAGTTAGAAGAAGGAAAGAAATGGCTTGATGATACATTTTATCTAATTCG GTGTGAGGATGACTCCTTTCCATCTATCGATTGGGTACTTGAACTTGCCAAGTCTGCAGTTGTTCGATATGGCATTCGCGGACTTGTTATTGATCCATACAACGAACTTGATCACCAACGTTCTTCAAATCA AACAGAAACGGAGTATGTGAGCCATATGCTTACTAAGATCAAGCGCTTTGCTCAGCACCACGCTTGTCATGTATGGTTTGTGGCACATCCAAGACAG CTACAAAACTGGAGGGGTTATCCCCCTAATCTGTACGATATTAGTGGAAGTGCACATTTTATAAATAAATGTGACAATGGAATTGTCATTCATCGAAATCGGAATCCAAATGCTGGCCCCCTTGATCGTGTTCAG GTTTGTGTGCGGAAGGTGCGAAACAAGATCTCTGGGAGAATCGGAGATGCTTTCCTCTCATATAATCA AACCACAGGAAAATTCGAGGATTGGCATTACGGGGGCTATAACAATTAG
- the LOC135594043 gene encoding twinkle homolog protein, chloroplastic/mitochondrial-like isoform X4: MPPSVACRSLRTLLMDGFECLPVRCSASAPAPAPFLPHRLLRLCVHLCSANPRRPVSKNLPFCQKSSAFCSYSYRPLVPRNVGALPAVHPTVDKRIDYLKSKLEEQGIRCGSVKPGKYCRNLCPKCQGGSSKERCLSFFINVDGELAIWMCFRAKCGWRGSVRAFEECKIGYAKTRQTLKLNDYRVITEIDLQLEPLCTELIAYFAERSISAKTLERNGIMQCKHDDQIVIAFTYRRNAALVSCKYLASSKECWQETGTEHIFYGLDDIKQASDVIIVNGEIDKLSMEEAGFPNCISVPYGLPEQSSKELPAEDENTEFQYLWNCIEYLEKASRIILATDADSTGQALAEELARRLGKERCWRVTWPKKNATKLCKDANEVLMYIGPDELRKVIENAELFPIMGLSHFSNFFNEVDSYYHRSHGFELGVSTGWRALDELYNVVPGELTVITGVPNSGKSEWIDALLCNINKAHKWKFLLCSMENKVRDHARKLLEKHINKPFINSRYAESTERMSVRELEEGKKWLDDTFYLIRCEDDSFPSIDWVLELAKSAVVRYGIRGLVIDPYNELDHQRSSNQTETEYVSHMLTKIKRFAQHHACHVWFVAHPRQLQNWRGYPPNLYDISGSAHFINKCDNGIVIHRNRNPNAGPLDRVQNHRKIRGLALRGL, translated from the exons ATGCCCCCTTCAGTCGCCTGCCGCTCTCTACGAACCCTCCTCATGGACGGGTTCGAGTGCCTCCCCGTGCGATGCTCCGCCTCGGCACCCGCACCTGCACCTTTCCTCCCTCATCGCCTTCTCCGTCTCTGCGTCCACCTCTGCTCTGCAAACCCACGGCGTCCCGTCTCCAAGAATCTCCCATTTTGTCAGAAATCCTCTGCTTTTTGTTCATATTCCTACCGTCCACTCGTGCCTCGGAATGTTG GTGCACTGCCAGCAGTCCACCCTACGGTCGACAAGCGGATCGACTATTTGAAATCAAAGTTGGAGGAACAAGGAATTCGGTGTGGTAGTGTCAAGCCCGGGAAGTATTGTCGAAATTTATGCCCAAAG TgtcaaggaggaagttccaaggagAGGTGCTTATCTTTTTTCATCAATGTTGATGG AGAGTTGGCAATTTGGATGTGTTTTAGAGCTAAATGTGGATGGAGAGGTTCCGTACGG GCTTTTGAGGAGTGCAAGATAGGCTATGCCAAAACAAGACAAACTTTGAAACTTAACGATTACAGAGTAATCACTGAAATTGATCTTCAGCTAGAGCCATTATGTACAGAG CTTATTGCATACTTCGCAGAAAGATCGATATCAGCAAAAACTCTTGAACGAAATGGCATCATGCAGTGTAAACATGATGATCAG ATCGTTATTGCTTTTACTTACAGGAGAAATGCAGCTCTAGTAAGCTGCAAATACCTTGCATCCTCCAAAGAATGTTGGCAG GAAACAGGCACGGAACATATTTTTTATGGACTTGATGACATAAAGCAAGCTAGCGATGTTATAATT GTCAATGGTGAAATAGATAAGCTCTCTATGGAGGAGGCTGGTTTCCCCAATTGTATTAGCGTACCTTATGGACTACCTGAACAATCCTCCAAAGAGCTACCTGCTGAGGATGAG aacaCTGAGTTCCAGTACTTGTGGAACTGCATAGAGTACCTAGAAAAG GCATCTCGGATAATATTAGCAACAGATGCAGACAGCACTGGCCAAGCTTTAGCAGAAGAATTAGCACGTCGCCTTGGTAAAGAAAG GTGCTGGAGGGTGACGTGGCCGAAGAAAAATGCTACCAAACTTTGCAAAGATGCTAATGAG GTTTTGATGTATATTGGACCAGATGAACTGAGGAAAGTTATTGAGAATGCTGAATTGTTTCCTATAATGGGCCTATCTCACTTCAGTAATTTCTTCAATGAAGTTGATTCATATTATCACCGGAGTCATGGATTTGAGCTTGGTGTTTCTACTGGTTGGAGAGCTTTAGATGAATTATACAAT GTCGTGCCTGGAGAGTTGACTGTGATAACAGGTGTTCCTAATTCAGGCAAAAGCGAGTGGATTGATGCCCTGTTATGTAATATCAATAAAGCCCATAAATGGAAATTTTTACTCTGCTCTATGGAAAACAAG GTTCGGGATCATGCAAGGAAGCTTTTGGAAAagcacataaataaaccattcatTAATTCAAG ATATGCTGAATCTACCGAGCGTATGAGTGTGCGGGAGTTAGAAGAAGGAAAGAAATGGCTTGATGATACATTTTATCTAATTCG GTGTGAGGATGACTCCTTTCCATCTATCGATTGGGTACTTGAACTTGCCAAGTCTGCAGTTGTTCGATATGGCATTCGCGGACTTGTTATTGATCCATACAACGAACTTGATCACCAACGTTCTTCAAATCA AACAGAAACGGAGTATGTGAGCCATATGCTTACTAAGATCAAGCGCTTTGCTCAGCACCACGCTTGTCATGTATGGTTTGTGGCACATCCAAGACAG CTACAAAACTGGAGGGGTTATCCCCCTAATCTGTACGATATTAGTGGAAGTGCACATTTTATAAATAAATGTGACAATGGAATTGTCATTCATCGAAATCGGAATCCAAATGCTGGCCCCCTTGATCGTGTTCAG AACCACAGGAAAATTCGAGGATTGGCATTACGGGGGCTATAA